In Nasonia vitripennis strain AsymCx chromosome 2, Nvit_psr_1.1, whole genome shotgun sequence, a genomic segment contains:
- the LOC100680332 gene encoding uncharacterized protein LOC100680332 isoform X1, translated as MSALHHRLFSSVQLLFIFIGCISAAVVRFGNEGEMICIPNATFHIDCNRCKCSPSGMSIGCTDWTCATLQIPHDLLLNLTLDCHPGEIFLYNYHKCLCTGSKQAMCTSAHNELAHNLRPTSGSIISSGNSPGKCTPGLVFKNKCDTCICGDDARAACLGTGCIRHADMRRFEGLDFTGNYPHRKSTSSEKLCVPYSVFSVDCNQCVCSDDGLSMSCDSYPCLGVEMRDEQMLNITFQCEANSSFLYNGYECLCSSRGKTALCSLAQYDKSKEFREAGRKVYAIADFAELCTPGMVFKDRCNVCICGADEKAACVGIDCDLSWKYGRASEEEKAQGVKERTIPKGEIWTQRLKGSTRKFCRRNGASMYCRYLRDF; from the exons ATGTCAGCGCTTCACCATCGGCTCTTTTCGAGTGTCCAGTTGTTGTTTATTTTCATCGGCTGCATCTCCGCTGCTG TGGTGCGTTTCGGAAATGAGGGGGAAATGATTTGCATTCCTAATGCAACATTTCATATAGACTGCAACAGGTGCAAGTGCAGTCCGAGCGGAATGTCGATAGGCTGCACCGACTGGACGTGCGCGACTTTGCAAATACCTCACGATCTCCTCTTGA ACCTAACGCTGGACTGTCATCCCGGGGAGATATTTCTCTACAACTACCACAAATGCCTGTGCACCGGAAGCAAGCAGGCAATGTGCACCTCCGCCCACAACGAGCTCGCGCACAATCTGCGTCCCACGTCGGGCTCAATCATCTCATCAGGAAACTCGCCCGGCAAGTGTACTCCCGGCCTCGTCTTCAAGAACAAGTGCGACACGTGCATCTGCGGCGACGATGCCCGGGCCGCCTGTCTCGGCACTGGTTGCATCCGACACGCAGATATGCGTAGATTCGAGGGTCTGGACt TTACAGGTAATTACCCGCATCGCAAGTCGACTTCGTCGGAGAAGCTATGCGTTCCATACTCAGTCTTCTCCGTCGACTGCAACCAGTGCGTTTGCAGCGACGATGGCCTCTCAATGTCGTGTGACTCATACCCCTGCCTCGGAGTGGAAATGCGCGACGAGCAAATGCTAA ACATAACGTTCCAGTGCGAGGCCAACAGCAGCTTCCTCTACAACGGCTACGAGTGTCTCTGTTCCTCCAGGGGCAAAACGGCCCTCTGCAGTCTCGCGCAGTACGACAAGAGCAAGGAGTTTCGCGAAGCGGGAAGGAAGGTTTACGCCATAGCCGATTTTGCCGAGCTTTGCACCCCCGGTATGGTCTTCAAGGACAGGTGCAACGTCTGCATCTGCGGGGCTGACGAGAAGGCGGCTTGTGTCGGGATCGACTGCGACCTCAGCTGGAAGTACGGCAGAGCGTCGGAGGAGGAAAAAGCGCAGGGGGTTAAGGAGAGGACAA TACCCAAGGGTGAGATCTGGACGCAGAGGCTCAAGGGATCGACCAGGAAATTCTGCAGGCGTAATGGAGCGTCCATGTATTGCAGGTATCTCAGGGACTTTTAG
- the LOC100680332 gene encoding uncharacterized protein LOC100680332 isoform X2, giving the protein MSALHHRLFSSVQLLFIFIGCISAAVVRFGNEGEMICIPNATFHIDCNRCKCSPSGMSIGCTDWTCATLQIPHDLLLNLTLDCHPGEIFLYNYHKCLCTGSKQAMCTSAHNELAHNLRPTSGSIISSGNSPGKCTPGLVFKNKCDTCICGDDARAACLGTGCIRHADMRRFEGLDCNYPHRKSTSSEKLCVPYSVFSVDCNQCVCSDDGLSMSCDSYPCLGVEMRDEQMLNITFQCEANSSFLYNGYECLCSSRGKTALCSLAQYDKSKEFREAGRKVYAIADFAELCTPGMVFKDRCNVCICGADEKAACVGIDCDLSWKYGRASEEEKAQGVKERTIPKGEIWTQRLKGSTRKFCRRNGASMYCRYLRDF; this is encoded by the exons ATGTCAGCGCTTCACCATCGGCTCTTTTCGAGTGTCCAGTTGTTGTTTATTTTCATCGGCTGCATCTCCGCTGCTG TGGTGCGTTTCGGAAATGAGGGGGAAATGATTTGCATTCCTAATGCAACATTTCATATAGACTGCAACAGGTGCAAGTGCAGTCCGAGCGGAATGTCGATAGGCTGCACCGACTGGACGTGCGCGACTTTGCAAATACCTCACGATCTCCTCTTGA ACCTAACGCTGGACTGTCATCCCGGGGAGATATTTCTCTACAACTACCACAAATGCCTGTGCACCGGAAGCAAGCAGGCAATGTGCACCTCCGCCCACAACGAGCTCGCGCACAATCTGCGTCCCACGTCGGGCTCAATCATCTCATCAGGAAACTCGCCCGGCAAGTGTACTCCCGGCCTCGTCTTCAAGAACAAGTGCGACACGTGCATCTGCGGCGACGATGCCCGGGCCGCCTGTCTCGGCACTGGTTGCATCCGACACGCAGATATGCGTAGATTCGAGGGTCTGGACt GTAATTACCCGCATCGCAAGTCGACTTCGTCGGAGAAGCTATGCGTTCCATACTCAGTCTTCTCCGTCGACTGCAACCAGTGCGTTTGCAGCGACGATGGCCTCTCAATGTCGTGTGACTCATACCCCTGCCTCGGAGTGGAAATGCGCGACGAGCAAATGCTAA ACATAACGTTCCAGTGCGAGGCCAACAGCAGCTTCCTCTACAACGGCTACGAGTGTCTCTGTTCCTCCAGGGGCAAAACGGCCCTCTGCAGTCTCGCGCAGTACGACAAGAGCAAGGAGTTTCGCGAAGCGGGAAGGAAGGTTTACGCCATAGCCGATTTTGCCGAGCTTTGCACCCCCGGTATGGTCTTCAAGGACAGGTGCAACGTCTGCATCTGCGGGGCTGACGAGAAGGCGGCTTGTGTCGGGATCGACTGCGACCTCAGCTGGAAGTACGGCAGAGCGTCGGAGGAGGAAAAAGCGCAGGGGGTTAAGGAGAGGACAA TACCCAAGGGTGAGATCTGGACGCAGAGGCTCAAGGGATCGACCAGGAAATTCTGCAGGCGTAATGGAGCGTCCATGTATTGCAGGTATCTCAGGGACTTTTAG